Proteins encoded together in one Schumannella luteola window:
- a CDS encoding ABC transporter ATP-binding protein: MSENTAAADASATGEVDAAATATADALLSVDGLERHFDGVRAVDGVSFTVAPHEVVSIIGPNGSGKTTTLNLVSGALRAGAGTISLEGRRIDHADPARIAEEGVARTFQNGRVFATLSVRDNVEVGLHSTLVASRPFRRLSRLFLLKWVPLLGELFIAIIGTPASRREQKQIDAAVESEVQRFEARLGPRRDDPAYSLSYANRRRTEIARALALQPKLLLLDEPTAGMNQSETAEVLEQLLQLKADGQAILLVEHKLDLVMTVSDRVIVMDGGRIIAEGPPQTVRHDPAVIEAYLGRRRGLGGGVDDVVSSGDAVSGDAVSGDTTTGGDEA; encoded by the coding sequence ATGAGCGAGAACACGGCTGCTGCCGACGCATCGGCGACGGGCGAGGTGGATGCGGCGGCTACCGCGACGGCGGATGCGCTGCTCAGCGTCGACGGCCTCGAGCGCCACTTCGACGGCGTGCGCGCGGTCGACGGCGTCAGCTTCACGGTCGCCCCGCACGAGGTCGTCTCGATCATCGGGCCGAACGGCTCAGGCAAGACGACGACGCTCAACCTGGTCAGCGGCGCGCTGCGCGCGGGCGCCGGCACGATCTCGCTCGAGGGCCGTCGCATCGACCACGCCGACCCGGCGCGCATCGCCGAGGAGGGCGTCGCCCGCACCTTCCAGAACGGCCGCGTCTTCGCGACCCTCTCGGTGCGCGACAACGTCGAGGTCGGGCTGCACTCGACGCTCGTCGCGAGCCGCCCCTTCCGCCGGCTGTCGCGGCTGTTCCTGCTGAAGTGGGTCCCGCTGCTCGGCGAGCTGTTCATCGCGATCATCGGCACGCCCGCATCCCGGCGCGAGCAGAAGCAGATCGATGCGGCCGTCGAGAGCGAGGTGCAGCGCTTCGAGGCCCGCCTCGGCCCGCGCCGCGACGACCCCGCCTACTCGCTCAGCTACGCCAACCGCCGCCGCACCGAGATCGCCCGGGCCCTCGCGCTGCAGCCGAAGCTGTTGCTGCTCGACGAGCCGACCGCCGGCATGAACCAGTCGGAGACCGCCGAGGTGCTCGAGCAGCTGCTGCAGCTCAAGGCCGACGGCCAGGCGATCCTGCTCGTCGAGCACAAGCTCGACCTGGTCATGACGGTCAGCGATCGGGTGATCGTGATGGATGGCGGCCGGATCATCGCGGAGGGTCCTCCGCAGACCGTGCGGCACGATCCGGCCGTGATCGAGGCGTACCTCGGGCGGCGGCGCGGGCTCGGGGGCGGCGTGGATGACGTCGTGAGCTCCGGGGACGCGGTCTCCGGCGACGCGGTCTCCGGCGACACGACCACCGGAGGGGACGAGGCATGA
- a CDS encoding ABC transporter ATP-binding protein, whose translation MSALLELDDVHVYYGPFHALRGNTLTVGEGEIVSLLGGNASGKSTTMKTILGLVKPKGGTVRFDGRDVTHASTRQRVVAGIASVPEARRVFPQMTVDENLLAGAFTRKDRAGIQEDLGRIREHFPRLAERRRQEAGTLSGGEQQMLAFGRALMSRPRLICMDEPTMGLSPKLVDQVLDEIARINRELGVAVLLVEQQAELALSIASRGYVLASGEIVLQGGSRELLDDPEIQVAYLGKATDTAAESDTTA comes from the coding sequence ATGAGCGCCCTGCTCGAGCTCGACGACGTGCACGTCTACTACGGCCCGTTCCACGCCCTGCGCGGCAACACCCTCACGGTCGGCGAGGGCGAGATCGTCTCGCTGCTCGGCGGCAACGCGAGCGGCAAGTCGACCACGATGAAGACGATCCTCGGTCTCGTGAAGCCGAAGGGCGGCACCGTGCGCTTCGACGGACGGGATGTGACGCACGCCTCGACGCGGCAGCGGGTCGTCGCCGGCATCGCCTCCGTGCCCGAGGCGCGACGCGTGTTCCCGCAGATGACGGTCGACGAGAACCTGCTCGCCGGGGCCTTCACCCGCAAGGACCGCGCCGGCATCCAGGAGGACCTCGGGCGCATCCGCGAGCACTTCCCGCGGCTCGCCGAGCGCCGCCGACAGGAGGCGGGCACGCTCTCCGGCGGCGAACAGCAGATGCTCGCCTTCGGCCGCGCGCTCATGAGCCGCCCGCGTCTCATCTGCATGGACGAGCCGACCATGGGCCTCTCGCCCAAGCTCGTCGATCAGGTGCTCGACGAGATCGCGCGCATCAACCGCGAGCTCGGCGTCGCCGTGCTGCTCGTCGAGCAGCAGGCCGAGCTGGCGCTCTCGATCGCCTCGCGCGGCTACGTGCTCGCCTCGGGCGAGATCGTGCTGCAGGGCGGATCGCGCGAGCTGCTCGACGACCCCGAGATCCAGGTCGCGTACCTGGGCAAGGCGACGGACACCGCCGCAGAAAGCGACACCACCGCATGA